Below is a genomic region from Prochlorococcus marinus str. MIT 0918.
AGAGGTTGATATTTCTCTTTTTAAATCTGATACTAATGGATAATTTATATCTCCTATTCCTCCTCGATTCCGAGGAGTTTGAATCCAGGCTAGATGGCAATGCTTGCTATCTACTGATACACCAAGAATTTCTGTATTTTTTGAAGAGAAATCAGAATAACGATCACTAAATGCTGTTATTTCAGTAGGGCATACAAAAGTAAAGTCCAGAGGGTAGAAAAATAAAACAACCCACTTCCCTTTGTATTGTGATAAAGAGATTTTCTCAAATTCTTGATCGATCACTGCTTCTGCAGAGAAATCTGGTGCCAACTGGCCAACTCTCAAACATCCTTCTGTCATGGTCAATAAGTAAATGGGATCAAGTAATTGATTTTAGCTTGTATCGTTACAAACCTTTGTCAATTTACCATGTTTATAGCAATAATGTGATCACATAAACGAAATGCACTGGTTCATTTATGAAAAATACTAAATGGCATTTTTCTATATTAAAAAAATATAATTCAACATCCCATAACAAATTATTATCTTTCTTAAAAAACGAATTAATTAATCATCCTCTACCAAGTATAGATAAAACTAAAGCTAAAGCCAACTTATCAGATCATATAAATAACTCTAATAGGAATAAGAAAAATTATAATCTATGAAAAATAATATTCAAGTATACATAATATATTCAATATAATATCGTTTAAGAATTTATATCAAGAAGTTATTATATATATAGCTTTATCAGGATTTAAAATGTCAGTGGAGAGACTTGAACTCTCGACCTCAGCGTTATGAATGCTGTGCTCTAACCAGCTGAGCTACACTGACAAGCTATAGAAGCCACACTATTGTAAGCTATTGTGGAATTAAAATAAATCCCGCACTCTATTAATAAAGGATTTACTGACATTGCTAATGAACACAAGAAAAAGTCTTGGTAACCATATTTCATTTTTTACAATAATCATTTAAAAAGCTAGAATAATAATAGTATAGCTTCAATTACTGAATAATTAAATGGCTAAAGAAAAGAAAAAATTTAAAAATAAATTAAAATATAAGAAAAAATTTATTTATATTTATTCATTACTCAAAGCAACTTCTATGCTCATTTCTACTATCGCATTAGTTGCAATTTCTTTACAAGTTAAATCAATGAATAATGAATCAAAGTCATATAATAATTCAGTAGAGGAAATTCTATTTAAAAACTAAACTATTCATTAGCCGCTAGTTATTGTAAAGGAGGTATTTGGAATAAATAATAATACTAATGTTTATATTACTATGTAGATTAATAACTTATTGTTACTATGACATTGTAAATTTAATATTTCTATGAATTTAATAATAAAACATAAACAATTAATCACTTGGTATCAAAAGAAGCTTGGCTTAACTCATTATGGATTACTATGGCTGGTCTTTTTTAAAGGAGTAGTTGTTACACTTATTATAAATCATTCGTTTTTTCGATGTTCATAAAGTGCTTTCATAGCAGTGCTTTTGAAGCGTATCCCAATTAAAATGACTTTCAGAGGGTTAGTGATTATTAATTAAGCAATAATGTAGTAGAATAGATTCTAGTATTAATTTAAATTTTAACTTTGAACAATAATATCCTTACAAATTTTTCCTTTGATTCCACTCAACTATCTAGTAGTTCATTTGCTTTTTCTATTCTTTTATCATTCTCTCTCTCTTATTTGCTTTCAAAGTTATATAAATCGCAATCGCATTCTTTATCAAATCCAGAAACATTAGCTAGAGTATTTCCTATTCTCAGTATTGGAACAACAATAATAATTGCAGTAGTAAAGTCATCATTAGCATTGTCGCTAGGTTTAGTCGGGGCTTTATCAATTGTAAGATTTAGAACTCCAGTAAAGGAACCAGAGGAATTAACATATATATTTCTTTGTATAGGTATTGGCTTAGCTACAGGAGCGGATCAATACTCGGCAGCAATCATTGGCTTATTACTCACGTCATTTTTTGTTTATTTTTATAATTGGTTATCTGGAAGAAAAAAAATACAAAATTTAATAAGAATCTCTGTCAACGGTATTAATCCAGATGAAATTAATACATTAATTTCAATTCTGTCTACAAACTGCTTAAGAGTTAACTTTAATAATCTGTCAGTTAATAATTCCACTAAAGACAGGTTTACTACAATGACACTTTCTATCTTACCCAATAGATTTATTGATATAGATTCTATAACTAAAGAAGTATCTGCAGCATTTCCTAATGCTAGTTTTACTATTGTAGATAGCAATTATTAGTCCTCCATATAATTTAACTTATGTTAGTTTTTGAAAAAAAAATTAAAAATAATACTAGATCTCTTAGGATCTTAGATTATTTATCAAAAATAAATAGGAAATCTATTTTCCTTAAGACGTTAATAGGTTTTACTTCTATAGGTATAATCCTGATTCCATTAGATTTTGGTAAACCATCTAATCCAAATATATCAAATATTATAAGTAAAACCTTAAATAAGATTGATACCAGAATAGGTTATCTTGGTAATGAAACATATTTATTTGGTGGAAATCTATTATCTATTGGAACTAATTATATAAAGTCATTTATAATTAAGCAGAATGACATTAGATTAAATATTAGTATCAAGAACCTTAATAAAATTAAAAATATTAGAAATAAGGCTATTAAAGATGGAATTTTAATTAGATCAGATGATGATCAGGTCAATGGCTCAATTAGTTATAAAGGTACTAATTATCCAATTGAATTAAGATTAAAAGGTGATTGGACAGATCACCTTTTAGGAGATAAATGGTCATTTAGAATCCAAACAAAAAAAGACACTTCATTCGAAGGTATGTATGAGTTTTCACTTCAGCATCCCAGAACAAGAAACTATATTAATGAGTATGTATTTCATAAGTTACTTAAATATGAAAATCTTCCATATTTAAGATATGACTTTAAACCATTTTATCTTAATGGTAAATATTTAGGTGTATATGCAATAGAGGAACATTTTGGTAAAGCAGTAATTGAAAATAGTAAGTTTAGAGAAGGTCCTATAATAAAACTTTCAGACCAGGATCTTAGAAATGAGAGACAAAGGATGCTAGAAATTGATAATAGTCGTTTCAACTATTTTACAGTAAACCAAAACAACTCAGATATAGATACATTTAATCAAAATAAAATTTCAACAAATCCTCAACAAATATCACAATATAATCTTGCTAAGGACTTATTTAATGATTTTCTTAAAAATAAATATAAATCTTCAGATGTATTTGATCTTGAATTAACAGCAAAATATTTCGCGTTATTAGATCTATTACAAGCTGGAAAAGCTAATACATGGTATGATATGAGGTTTTATTTTAATCCTATTATTGCTAGATTACTACCAATTGGCTATGACGCACAATATCCTATAAGAACACAACAAAGAATTCTATCGTCTGATTTAAATACATTAAATATATTTAATGATCCATTATTTGTAAAAGAATATATCTCTAACTTACAAAGATTAACTTCACCTGGATACCTAGAGAATTTTTTAGATTATATTAATAAAGATTTAAAAGTTACATTAACTAAAATTCACAGATCCTACCCTCATGTAAAGTTTCTTAATTCTGAACTATATAAAAATAGAAAATATATACTAACAAGATTAACACCCGATAAACCTATTGGCTTAGTTTTAAATAGTCCTATAAACGGTAATAATATTTTAGATCTTGAGTTATATAACAAAACTACACTTCCACTAAATATTAAATCATTAGAATATAATGGAATTCATTATTATCCATCAGCACAAGAAATTTTAGAACCATTAGATAGATTTAATAGACTACGCTCTAGAAATATTAAATTTATTTCTAAAAATTCTAATTATCCTTCTGCTAATTCATTATCTAATAATTTAATTAATATTAAATATAATCTTATCGGCTCAACGTCTATTCAAACAATTTCACTTAAGACATTACCATTTTCAAATCAAACTACACCCACTAATTATTTAGTAAGAAGACGTACTAATATTAAGGATTTCGAATTTTTAAAGGTAGATAAGAAAGCTAAGGAGATTACTATTGGTACTAGTGTGGTTATTGATAAACCTTTAATTATGCCTACTAACTATAAACTTAAGATACTTAAAGGTGTCTCCATTACCCTTAAAAATAATGCACTAATTTTAATTCAGGGACCACTATTTTTACAAGGATCTAGAGATCTTCCTATTTATATCAATAATGATTCGACAGGAAAAGGATTAATTGTAATTAATGCTAATTCTCGATCGGTTATAACACATTCATTTTTTAATAGTTTATCTGAACCATCCATTGCTTCTATAAACATCACAGGAGGTTTAACATTTTACAATTCTCCAGTTACAATAGAGGATTCTACTTTTTCACAGGCATCTTCTGAAGATTCTCTTAACCTAGTACGCTCTCCTTTTCTAATTAATAATACTAAATTTATAGGCTCAGCATCAGATGCTATAGATATTGATTTTTCTAATGGTACTATATCTAACTCAAGCTTTTCAAATACTGGTAATGATTCAATAGATATTTCTGGTGCAGATGTTACTCTAAATAATATCAGCATTATCTCCTCAGGCGACAAGGCAATAAGTGTTGGCGAAGAGGGTAATGTTATAGCTAATAATATTAAAGTTTCTGACTCATTTATAGGAATTGCCAGTAAGGATCTCTCTAATGTAAAAATCTCAAATATATCTATTAATAATGTTGAATTTTGCCTGACAGCATATAAAAAGAAACCAGAATATGGACCAGCGTCAATTAAATTGTTATCAAATAGTTCCACCTGTCATTCTAAATATTTATTAGAACCTGGTTCAACAATTTCCTCTAAATATAATATCTTTATACCTAACAGTATTAACGTCTATAATCAACTTTATATAAAGGAGGATATTAATGGATCTAAATAATATAGTTTATAGACACGAAAAGAAATTTGTTGATAATTCTAATTTAGAATCTCTTGATATTTTACAAACAATTATACCTTCAGGTATTTCAGAGATTTATTCAGAAAGGAGAATTAATTCTATTTATTATGATACTGATTCTTTATATTTAGCAAACTTAAATATTGATGGTATAGGTTATAGAGATAAGTTTAGAATTAGATACTATGGCTCTAAAACTGATTTAGAGAAACCTAAACTTGAAATTAAATCTAAAAGAGGTCTAGTAGGTCATAAGATAAATATTGATATTAACATAGAATCTCTATTTAAGAATCAATTTAATCTTTCATTTCTTGCTATTGATTCAAATATCCCTAATAACCTTACTAACTTACTTTATATAATTAAACCTTTAATCATAGTTTCTTATAATAGACGCTATTATTTATCTAATTGTTCTGCATATAGAGTTACTTTTGATAAGGATATTGAATATAATTTGTTTAATTATGACCTACAGAATAGAAAAATACCTTTAATAGGTTCTATTCCAGATAGTAACCGTATAATAGAAATTAAATATAATGCTAAAGATTCTAATGATGCATCTCTAATATCTCAGAATTTTCCATATAGACTTACATCATGTTCAAAATATATTAATGGATTAACCTGTTTAGGTTTAATATAAGTTATAGGAAATTTTAATTAATTTGATATTATTTATAGATAACTGTAATCATTGGACGTTCTGTTATGGCTTTCCATTTCTCAGATCTAATTATTAGATTAGAATTATCATTTGCCCTTAATAACCATCCATAATTAGGGGCGCCTTTCTGCCATCTTTTTATACTATCTGTAACATCTATACTTTTAGTGCCATTAATATTATTTATGTATTTATCTATAACTAGTAATTTTGAAGTATCAATTTTATCTCGTTTATGATTCGATTTAATTATATTTTTCCAGTTGTCATTAATTTCATATAATCCATAACTACCCTTTGCTTTTGAATCTCCTTCTATTGTTAATGTAAGTATTGCTTTAACTATATTTACGTTTTTTGGAATTTGAAATTTAGGATTTGTATGAATTCCATTAAATTTAATTAGGGCATAATCTTCATTTGTTTGTGTATTTGATAATAAAATATCTTTATTGGATTTTAAAGCATTATTATTCTTATAATTTATTGTTTTTACAATATTTCCTTTATATATATTATTTCTAAGTATTTGACCTTCCCTATAGTGTATAAGCTGATGTTTTTTTAAAAATTCTATATTTTTCTTTATATGTAATTCTGTAGTATAATTACCAAATTTATCAAGATATCTATTAGGTATATTATTTGATGAATAAATATAATTAGGAGAATAGCTTTTTACATTTAAGATATTTTTAGAGGTATTTATATTAAGTATTTTAAGCCAGCCATTTCCGCCATTAGGATCAAATTGATAGTCAGCTAATATTTGTATTACATCTCTGTTTAAAATAGTCTGCGTCTTTAATAAAGCATCTCCTTGATAATGACCTGATAACACCATAAAGATTTGAGGGAATGGTTCTATAAGCTTCTTAAACAATTCCTTAGGGCTATTATTACCTGTATCATGAGGCGTATTCCCTACCTTATCTATAGATACTTTTTTCTTAGATTTTAAATATTGGTGAGTAGTTAATATAACTGGTATTTTAGGATTATCTAACATAATGTTCTGTGCAAATTCTATTGATTTATCAGAAGGTAACCACTCTAATCCGATATGAATAAAGGGCTCACCATTAGCATTAAACCTTTGAGCAAAACTACTTTGATTAGTGTCATATCCTAAAAACCAATTTCTTTTTAAATATCTTTGAGCTCCAAAATATTTTTTAAAGTTCTCATTATATTTTTTATTATTCCAACAATCATAATCCATATTACCTGGTACTACAGAATATGGTATTGGTGCATTGTTAACTTCTAAATGACGTAAAGAATTTAGGGCTCTTTTCCATCTAATATTATTATTTGTGATATATTTGAATAAAAATTTAGGACAGACATTATCAATTTTAATTAGTTCTTCTAATTTATTTGGTGGATTGTCTATTACGTCTCCTACATGAGAAATGAATACTATATTTAACTTTTCTTTGTTTTGAACTATCCATTTTATTTGATTTTCAAAATAAGTTATATTTTCTTTCTTCTTTGTATATGATTGTGTATCTGGAATTAAAATAATAGAGAATTCATCTGCTTTTATGGGTGTTGATATATTAAAAGTATATAGAGACAATGTTATAAATAATGACTTAATTAATCCTCGCTTCATTTAATTATTTTAATTTAGTATTTATATTTATAATCTATTGCCTGTATGAAATAAGTCAATATTTTTGTTTTATATATATAGAAATATATTAATTCATGGTAAATTAATATAGAATTCATTTGAAATAATGTTTGTTCAAAATAGATTAATATGTATATTTACTTTAGATAATATTACGAACATGATCTCATTGCATAGTATGCCGCGATTCCACATGCTACTGATAAATTAAGGCTTCTAACCCCAGATTTATTACGTATTGAATGATACTTTGAAGGCATTTGTATTGTAGCTACAAGATTACATTTACTCTTTACTGAATTGGGTAGACCATTATCTTCTCTACCAAATAATAAACAATCATCTTTTTTGAATATCAATGAATCAAGATTAATATCACCATCTTTGCTGAAAGCTATAATACGAGAATTTTTTACATATTCTTGATAATTTGTAAAATTTTTATGTGTAGTTAAATTTACATTTTTCCAATAATCTAGACCAGCTCTCTTTAAGTATGAATTATCTAATGAAAAACCCAAGGGATAAATTAAATCTAGAGGAAAATTAAATGCAAGGCATGTTCTACCAATATTTCCAGTATTTTGTGGTATACGAGGTTCAAAAAGTCCTATTCTGATATTGTGAATCATCTTTAATAGGTATTTATATTTAAGCTATTAGTATTTAGATTTATAGCTCTACCATGAACCACTAACCAACTATCTGTTGAAATAGAATCAATTTCTTGGGTCAATTCTCCTAGTCTATCTCTAAATCTATTTCCAATTTTTGTATGAGGTGATACAGACCATCCTGTTTCTTCGGATACTATTACTGAAAATCCTTTATATTTTTTTAGTGATAAAATAATATTCTTCTTAATTATATTCCATTCGTTTTGTTCACAGTGGATATAGTAAGATACAATTCCACCCAGGGAATCTATTAATATTGCTTGAGAATTATCGATATCACTAATTACTTTTATAATATCTGGTGTTTCTATAGTATGCCATTCTTTAGGCCGTCTTTTCTTATGTTGCTCTAATCTAATCTTCCATTCCTTACTATTATCATTGATATGAGTTGCTATATAAGTGATATCTTTGTTTTGAGAAATTATTTTTTCTGCCCATTTACTTTTACCACTTTTTACAGGACCGGAAATAAGTATTAGATTAACCTTAGAATTATAAATCACTTAGCTATTAATTATATTACTTTGAAAAGAACCACCAAGCTCCTAATGGAGCTGCAACTGCTAATAAGAGAATTCCAACTACAAGAGGAATTGCCAATCCCTTATTTAATTCTTTTTTTCTCATAACATTGAAGTTAGGATCTATTACGGGATTATTTAATGTTGTAGGATCTTTTGCTTCATAGTTAAGAGTTATAAGATATGAAAAGTCATTGGTTTTTATATTATGATAAAGTGAGTGGTAATCTAAAGCATATAATTTTGGTACAAAAATTATATTTGAAAATAAAATTACTAGTGTGCATATAAGTAAAGAAGCTTTTTTAATCACGTTTTTATAGGAGATTAATCAATATATTGGCATTTACTTGTTTTTTTGTCTATATTTATTAAGTAAAATAGCATAATGAGTAAAGTGAATAAAGCTAGAATCTCTACATAGGCTATCCCTATATCAAAATGACACTTGTATAATTTATGAATTTTTCTTCTAGATTCGCCTTAATAATAGGCTTTTTAATGATAACTCTTATATTTATCAATTCATTTACTATCACAGAAATAACACCAGCAATTCAAAGATCTCAAGTTATAGCAGCATTAACCTCAGTTAGTATATTATTAATTGGTTTTCTTCTACAGACAAATAATAATACACAGGACAACCTTATTAAAGAAGATTTAATAGCAGAAGAAGGGTTCTATTTAACTAAAGAAATAGATGAAGATTTAAGATTAGAATTAGCATGGGGTAGTCAGTTAATTCTATCTGCAACAGCTGCCTCTACGATATTAATATACTACAATAAAACAATAATTCTAAGGAGAGGTCTTATAACCTCAAATGAATTTAGACCTGGTAATATTTGTATAGAATCATCTAGGAAATCTAAATATATTTCTTTAGTTAACATGAAGTTCTTTCCAGGTAGATCAGAGTTTGATCCAATAGTACCTAATCTACCTTCCGTAATTGTTAATCCATTAGATAATCATGGTTGGTTAATTGTTGGTGGATGGACTGATAGATGCTTTACAAAATCAGATGAAATTTGGATAGAGGGATGGAGTAAAAAGATCTACCAAAAACTTTCAAACTTATATACTAATTAAATAATTTTATCTTTGTTATTACAGGTTTAGTAGTAGATGTAAAAACCAACCTGTTTAAAGATCCATCCCATATTACATGGTTAGAAATTATATTTATTAATGTATTTCTATTTTTATATGAATATTCCTGTATATTAATAAATTTAATTTGATCTTTTTTATGGTTATAAATTGCCTCACTAGATTTTATTAGAGAATCATTTACTATAGCTACAATATTTCCTTTAACTATTGCATTGAATTTTTTCTTATCCCATTCTATAGATCTTCCTCTAACATCAATATCTCCATTGTTTATTGATTTAAAGATTACATTACCTGTAAAGTTTATATTGTCTCCATTATTTATTATGGTAGATTTATCAGAATTAATCTTATAAGAAGGTATATTATCTTGATAAAATATTAGTATTGTTTTATTAGCTTTTGCTGTTTGGTTATTTGGCTCAATATATGCTGATTGACTTGTTAGTTCAAATTCCTTTTTACCGTTATTATTATATTGTTGAACGTTAAACTCCTTTAAATCATATGAAGAATTATTATTTGATTTTATAGTAGTAGACTTACTACAACCTGATAGTAAAACTACGGTTATTATCAGAGCTGAATATAATCTGGAAATTATCATTATTCAATTCTGTTTAATATTGGCTTTGGAATTGGAAGTTTAGTACCTTCTTTTAGCCTACCCCATTTTAATTCATCCTTCCATTCATTTAGTATATTTTTATAACCAAGTTGACGTAGTATCTCTTGGCTTATTTTTGGAAGGATGGGATTTATTAAGAGAGCTATAATTCTACAACTTTCTAAAACATTATAAATATATTGACTTACTTCACCAATTCTATTATTATCTTTTATAAGTTTCCATGGCTGCTTATCATTTAAATACAAATTAGAAGCTGATGATAACTTAATCAAAAGTTGACATACTTCCTTAAAGGATAGATTTTCATAATAAACTAGTGAATCATTTATAATAGATTTAGCTAATACTTTTAATTCATTATCATTATTATAATCAATATCTGTTGGTATAGAATTATTAAACCACTTTCTAGACATATTTAAAGTTCTATTGAGTAAGTTTCCTATTGTATTTGCAAGGTCATTATTAACTAACTCTATAAACCTTTTTTGCTGAAAATCTCCATCTTGTCCAAATTTTATATCACTTAATAAAAACCATCTGAGTGGCTCATCTCCGTATTTATCCAATAATTCTTTTGGATCTAATACATTACCTAATGATTTACCCATTTTTAATCCTTCTCTTGTCAGAAAACCATGTCCAAATACTTTTTGAGGAATATCCAAACCAGCAGACATTAACATAGCTGGCCAATATACAGCATGAAATCTCAATATATCCTTCCCGATAACGTGAATAGCATTTGGCCACCCTTTTAATTTACCTTTTTCTAGAATAATATTTTGTTGATTGTCACTGAGGGCACTAATATAACCTAATAATGCATCAAACCATACGTAAAATGTATGTCCTTTGTACCCAGGCACTGGGATACCCCATTTGACGTTAATTCTTGATATTGAGAAATCTTTTAGGCCTTTAGAAACAAAGTTTATAATCTCGTTTCTTCTTGTTGAAGGCTGTATAAATGAGGAATCAGATACTAACTTTTCAATTTCTTTTTGATATTTTGATAAACAAAAGAAAAGGTTTTCTTCATCTCTCCACTCTAACATTGTTAGATGAATAGGGCATTCAGGTGAATTATTATTAGCCTTTACTTCTTTATATTCTTCGCAACCTACACAATACCATCCTTTCTGATTACCAATTCGTATGTCGCCATTATCATTTACCTTTTTGAAAAATCTTTCTACTAAATCTATATGTTGGTGAGATGTCGTCCTTACAAAATGATCATTGGAAATAAACCATTGGCTCCAAAGGTCCTGATATTCTTTTGAAATAGAATCACAGTGTTCTATTGGTTTAATATTTTTCGATTCAGCTGTTCTTTGAATTTTTTGTCCATGTTCATCTACTCCAGTAATAAATTCAACTTTATTGCCAATTAATCTATGATATCTAGCAAATGCATCACAAGCTATCGTTGTATAAGTACTACCTAAATGTGGTTTATCATTTACATAATATAAAGGCGTGGTAATTGTTATATGCATCTTATATAGCTTAATGAAATGAGTTCTAATTTTATTATAATCAAGAAAATTGACTAGTGTTGTAATTAATTTACTTTTTTTATATATATAAGGTTTGGCTTACTGTTTAGATAATCTATTGAAACAAGTATATTTTGGCTAATAACAATTTCACTTGGTGGGTAATATTTACAGGCTAGATCAATATATACATCATTAAAATGAAAGAGTGCTATTGAATCTTCGTACTTTAACCAACTTAAGAATGTAACTTCAAATTCATTTATACTTTGTTTTTTAAACCAGCATAATAAATTATAATTCTTGGATTCTCTAGCCGCAGAAATGATATTTTTTTGAGCCGTTATATACTGATTAATTCTTAATTGTAATTCATCTTTACTCAAACCAATATTACCGTTTAAATTGCAAATAAACTGGTATTGGGTAATAAAATCTATATATCTTCTAATTGGAGATGTTACTTGTGTATATTCAGATAAACCTAAACTATGGTGTTTTATTGGTCTTATGTCTATTGTTGATTTGCTTAGGGATTTCTTTACTAGATAATTCATTACATATTTGTTTTCATAATATACATTATTATCTTTATTATAATTTTCTCTCTCCAATTGATTTCTATAAGGAATTAGTATGTTTTTTTCCTTACTAATTTTAGCAAACAATGAACCGTATAATATCATTGCTTCCGCTACTAACTTCCTTGATACTGTCCTATCTATTATTTTTAGGAATAATTGACTATTTTTTTCAATGATTTTACCTTGTGATTCTTCTAATTCTATTGCTCCATTGGTAATTCTCTTTTTATGTTGTGACTTTAGAAATTCATTTATTAGCAATAGTTCTTTTTCCTGTTTTG
It encodes:
- a CDS encoding DNRLRE domain-containing protein, whose translation is MKRGLIKSLFITLSLYTFNISTPIKADEFSIILIPDTQSYTKKKENITYFENQIKWIVQNKEKLNIVFISHVGDVIDNPPNKLEELIKIDNVCPKFLFKYITNNNIRWKRALNSLRHLEVNNAPIPYSVVPGNMDYDCWNNKKYNENFKKYFGAQRYLKRNWFLGYDTNQSSFAQRFNANGEPFIHIGLEWLPSDKSIEFAQNIMLDNPKIPVILTTHQYLKSKKKVSIDKVGNTPHDTGNNSPKELFKKLIEPFPQIFMVLSGHYQGDALLKTQTILNRDVIQILADYQFDPNGGNGWLKILNINTSKNILNVKSYSPNYIYSSNNIPNRYLDKFGNYTTELHIKKNIEFLKKHQLIHYREGQILRNNIYKGNIVKTINYKNNNALKSNKDILLSNTQTNEDYALIKFNGIHTNPKFQIPKNVNIVKAILTLTIEGDSKAKGSYGLYEINDNWKNIIKSNHKRDKIDTSKLLVIDKYINNINGTKSIDVTDSIKRWQKGAPNYGWLLRANDNSNLIIRSEKWKAITERPMITVIYK
- a CDS encoding bifunctional adenosylcobinamide kinase/adenosylcobinamide-phosphate guanylyltransferase — translated: MIYNSKVNLILISGPVKSGKSKWAEKIISQNKDITYIATHINDNSKEWKIRLEQHKKRRPKEWHTIETPDIIKVISDIDNSQAILIDSLGGIVSYYIHCEQNEWNIIKKNIILSLKKYKGFSVIVSEETGWSVSPHTKIGNRFRDRLGELTQEIDSISTDSWLVVHGRAINLNTNSLNINTY
- a CDS encoding DUF4956 domain-containing protein, translating into MNNNILTNFSFDSTQLSSSSFAFSILLSFSLSYLLSKLYKSQSHSLSNPETLARVFPILSIGTTIIIAVVKSSLALSLGLVGALSIVRFRTPVKEPEELTYIFLCIGIGLATGADQYSAAIIGLLLTSFFVYFYNWLSGRKKIQNLIRISVNGINPDEINTLISILSTNCLRVNFNNLSVNNSTKDRFTTMTLSILPNRFIDIDSITKEVSAAFPNASFTIVDSNY
- a CDS encoding VTC domain-containing protein, whose protein sequence is MDLNNIVYRHEKKFVDNSNLESLDILQTIIPSGISEIYSERRINSIYYDTDSLYLANLNIDGIGYRDKFRIRYYGSKTDLEKPKLEIKSKRGLVGHKINIDINIESLFKNQFNLSFLAIDSNIPNNLTNLLYIIKPLIIVSYNRRYYLSNCSAYRVTFDKDIEYNLFNYDLQNRKIPLIGSIPDSNRIIEIKYNAKDSNDASLISQNFPYRLTSCSKYINGLTCLGLI
- a CDS encoding cofactor assembly of complex C subunit B; its protein translation is MNFSSRFALIIGFLMITLIFINSFTITEITPAIQRSQVIAALTSVSILLIGFLLQTNNNTQDNLIKEDLIAEEGFYLTKEIDEDLRLELAWGSQLILSATAASTILIYYNKTIILRRGLITSNEFRPGNICIESSRKSKYISLVNMKFFPGRSEFDPIVPNLPSVIVNPLDNHGWLIVGGWTDRCFTKSDEIWIEGWSKKIYQKLSNLYTN
- a CDS encoding tRNA (cytidine(34)-2'-O)-methyltransferase; this translates as MIHNIRIGLFEPRIPQNTGNIGRTCLAFNFPLDLIYPLGFSLDNSYLKRAGLDYWKNVNLTTHKNFTNYQEYVKNSRIIAFSKDGDINLDSLIFKKDDCLLFGREDNGLPNSVKSKCNLVATIQMPSKYHSIRNKSGVRSLNLSVACGIAAYYAMRSCS
- a CDS encoding right-handed parallel beta-helix repeat-containing protein translates to MLVFEKKIKNNTRSLRILDYLSKINRKSIFLKTLIGFTSIGIILIPLDFGKPSNPNISNIISKTLNKIDTRIGYLGNETYLFGGNLLSIGTNYIKSFIIKQNDIRLNISIKNLNKIKNIRNKAIKDGILIRSDDDQVNGSISYKGTNYPIELRLKGDWTDHLLGDKWSFRIQTKKDTSFEGMYEFSLQHPRTRNYINEYVFHKLLKYENLPYLRYDFKPFYLNGKYLGVYAIEEHFGKAVIENSKFREGPIIKLSDQDLRNERQRMLEIDNSRFNYFTVNQNNSDIDTFNQNKISTNPQQISQYNLAKDLFNDFLKNKYKSSDVFDLELTAKYFALLDLLQAGKANTWYDMRFYFNPIIARLLPIGYDAQYPIRTQQRILSSDLNTLNIFNDPLFVKEYISNLQRLTSPGYLENFLDYINKDLKVTLTKIHRSYPHVKFLNSELYKNRKYILTRLTPDKPIGLVLNSPINGNNILDLELYNKTTLPLNIKSLEYNGIHYYPSAQEILEPLDRFNRLRSRNIKFISKNSNYPSANSLSNNLINIKYNLIGSTSIQTISLKTLPFSNQTTPTNYLVRRRTNIKDFEFLKVDKKAKEITIGTSVVIDKPLIMPTNYKLKILKGVSITLKNNALILIQGPLFLQGSRDLPIYINNDSTGKGLIVINANSRSVITHSFFNSLSEPSIASINITGGLTFYNSPVTIEDSTFSQASSEDSLNLVRSPFLINNTKFIGSASDAIDIDFSNGTISNSSFSNTGNDSIDISGADVTLNNISIISSGDKAISVGEEGNVIANNIKVSDSFIGIASKDLSNVKISNISINNVEFCLTAYKKKPEYGPASIKLLSNSSTCHSKYLLEPGSTISSKYNIFIPNSINVYNQLYIKEDINGSK
- a CDS encoding peroxiredoxin, with amino-acid sequence MTEGCLRVGQLAPDFSAEAVIDQEFEKISLSQYKGKWVVLFFYPLDFTFVCPTEITAFSDRYSDFSSKNTEILGVSVDSKHCHLAWIQTPRNRGGIGDINYPLVSDLKREISTSYNVLNDDGEADRGLFLINPEGIIMHSTVNKAPVGRNVDETLRILQGYQYVASNPDQVCPANWTPGDKTMLEDPKGSKEYFASL